One stretch of Clavelina lepadiformis chromosome 6, kaClaLepa1.1, whole genome shotgun sequence DNA includes these proteins:
- the LOC143461751 gene encoding uncharacterized protein LOC143461751: protein MLLQITGLLFVVCVALVQGLRVDISDKHPLDEPTITELNGLPPPSLQNKQCDQKLGMESGDISDDQITVSSSLSPYGKEHARLNGDSVWVTHASKEAWIQIDLGKIMYVSGIKTQSWPLSMQYVSWLPAYKVQFKLYPTQSTWDIVSHPNGVEPVIFPGNTDASSVVTQMFQEAVQAQIVRISPASILKSHYLALRLEILGCKIEAQSKCGSPRILTNPRGSFSSMNYPRQYDNNANCKWDIIAPQDLTIVLKFDSGFSLEPNNCILEHVEVFDVKENVERSVGKYCGNKGPENIYSTENILKIRFMTDHYEGETGFRATYQFVNGSGCGGPQLLQESSGIIHSMNYPENYYNQAYCIWDVVAKADQLIEIHFLELHLQSENELFPNLEQGENCSSDSLQITYLGKEKHLESLTVCGSGKPKTIVSDTNHTRIIFRSDSSITAKGFSANYEAVAASGCGGKRDLRGPSGTITSLNYPKPYTDGLRCEWNIISGPNEDITITFQDLYIEENDDCQYDYVSIFDGNSQHLVGKYCNRAYIEPLVAHSGVMVVHFVSDLENSGKGFKANYVITSQIKPTTKIEKGTTQPENGVASTFEQLTTAKLPPSTTEDDDNHFTKNNYKTDTKDKPTTVPTTAETNEPQHPMVTQEMAKWIIVGLASVSGLLIILVLFGIFLCCRQQLKNRTSSIHGTISDRNNSGVMRNQTYDFSIGSTNQSIRSRQAEPTESSQVSESFSHQGTLRQAPRDSRDSHIYFSIEECCSQKRDAIQAASNDKNNGNKANAHKKQINFQSDEEPEEDIYDDEDYESTTFNGDSDSNEVFPQTARTSRSNTMEENFRKSSIKSEPTSSVGISAPKMMVNNILYESADSVE from the exons ATGCTTTTACAAATAACTGGGTTGCTGTTTGTGGTGTGCGTAGCATTAGTTCAGGGTCTAAGGGTAGACATCAGTGACAAACATCCCCTAGATGAACCAACAATAACAGAACTCAATGGTTTGCCACCACCAAGTCTACAGAATAAACAATGCGATCAAAAGCTGGGCATGGAAAGTGGAGACATATCAGATGATCAGATAACTGTGTCTAGTAGCCTAAGCCCCTACGGCAAAGAACATGCAAGACTAAATGGTGATAGTGTATGGGTTACACACGCAAGTAAAGAAGCATGGATACAG ATAGATCTTGGAAAAATAATGTATGTCAGtggaataaaaacacaaagctGGCCTCTTTCAATGCAATATGTATCCTGGTTACCAGCATACAAAGTCCAATTCAAATTATACCCAACGCAGTCAACATGGGATATTGTTTCTCATCCAAATgg GGTCGAGCCTGTAATTTTTCCAGGAAATACAGATGCAAGTTCAGTGGTAACACAGATGTTTCAAGAAGCTGTTCAAGCACAG ATTGTTCGTATCTCGCCTGCTTCGATACTCAAAAGCCACTATCTAGCTTTACGCTTGGAAATTTTGGGCTGTAAGATTGAAGCACAGTCTA AATGTGGGAGTCCACGAATTTTAACCAACCCGCGAGGTTCTTTTTCAAGCATGAACTACCCTAGACAATATGACAACAATGCCAACTGCAAATGGGATATAATAGCACCGCAGGATCTCACCATAGTGTTGAAATTTGATAGCGGATTTTCTTTGGAGCCTAACAACTGTATATTGGAACATGTAGAG GTTTTTGATGTCAAAGAAAATGTGGAAAGATCTGTTGGAAAATATTGCGGTAACAAAGGTCCTGAAAATATTTACTccacagaaaatattttaaag ATAAGATTTATGACTGATCACTATGAAGGAGAAACTGGTTTTCGTGCGACGTATCAATTTGTAAATGGATCGGGCTGTGGTGGGCCACAG TTATTACAAGAAAGTTCTGGAATTATCCATTCAATGAACTACCCAGAAAATTATTATAATCAAGCCTACTGCATTTGGGATGTGGTGGCAAAAGCAGATCAG CTTATTGAAATTCATTTTCTGGAGCTGCATTTGCAATCTGAGAATGAATTATTTCCAAATTTAGAACAAGGCGAGAATTGTTCTTCAGACAGCTTGCAG atAACGTATTTGGGAAAAGAAAAGCACCTGGAAAGTCTAACAGTTTGTGGAAGCGGTAAACCTAAAACGATTGTGTCAGACACTAATCATACAAGAATAATTTTTCGAAGCGATAGCAGCATAACAGCAAAAG GCTTTTCAGCAAATTATGAAGCAGTAGCTGCATCGGGATGCGGCGGTAAACGAGACTTGAGAGGTCCTAGTGGTACAATAACTTCACTAAATTATCCAAAACCCTACACTGATGGGTTACGTTGCGAATGGAATATTATTAGTGGACCAAATGAAGACATTACT ATAACATTCCAAGACTTGTACATTGAGGAAAATGATGACTGCCAATATGACTATGTCTCCATTTTCGATGGTAACAGCCAGCACCTGGTTGGAAAATACTGCAATCGTGCTTATATAGAACCACTAGTAGCACACAGTGGAGTAATGGTAGTGCATTTTGTGTCGGATTTAGAAAACTCAGGAAA AGGATTTAAAGCAAATTATGTGATCACATCACAAATCaaaccaacaacaaaaatcGAAAAAGGAACCACACAGCCAGAGAATG GTGTTGCGTCTACCTTTGAACAGTTGACCACTGCGAAACTCCCTCCAAGTACTACCGAAGATGATGACAACCATttcacaaaaaacaattacaag ACAGACACGAAAGACAAACCAACTACAGTTCCCACAACTGCTGAAACTAATGAACCTCAACATCCAATGGTAACCCAG GAGATGGCAAAATGGATAATTGTTGGACTGGCATCAGTATCAGGACTACTTATTATTTTGGTACTATTTGGAATATTCTTATGTTGTCGACAACAACTAAAAAACCGTACCAGTAGCATACATGGAACCATCAGCGACAGAAATAATTCTGG TGTCATGCGAAATCAAACTTATGATTTTTCAATTGGTTCAACCAATCAAAGCATAAGGTCAAGACAGGCCGAACCAACAGAATCTTCACAAGTTTCTGAAAGCTTCAGCCATCAA GGAACACTTCGACAAGCACCAAGAGATAGTAGAGACAGCCACATATATTTCTCTATTGAAGAATGTTGTAGCCAAAAGAGAGATGCTATACAAGCAGCTtcaaatgacaaaaataatgGAAACAAA GCTAATGCCcacaagaaacaaataaacttcCAATCTGATGAAGAGCCAGAAGAGGATATCTATGATGATGAAGATTATGAGTCCACTACATTCAATGGAGATAGCGACAGCAATGAAGTTTTTCCACAGACTGCAAG AACTTCTAGAAGCAATACCATGGaagaaaattttagaaaatcatCCATCAAATCTGAACCTACATCATCAGTTGGTATTAGTGCACCCAAAATGATGGTGAACAATATATTATATGAATCAGCTGATAGTGTGGAGtaa